The DNA region CCTGTGCTGAGTGCCCAGATAAAATCGGTAAAGTTGAGAAAACCGTACTCTACGCTGATATTGTGATCGCTCCTGGGTGTACGAGATTCTTGGTGCAGGTCATTTGACTCTACGGCAACAGAATTTGAAGAACCCTCGCTGATGGGAGACGCTTCCCAGTTGGTCTCCTGAGCGAGTACAGGCGCAAAAAGTGCCAAACTTATTAACAAAAGGACGAATTTTCTCATATAACCCCCGTTATATTGTTTATAGATGAATGTCGAGTATTGAAAGTTAAAGTTCCATAAAGAAGATTACCGCATCCACATAACCCAGCTTTTTGTGGTTGAAAGCGCCCGGAAGGCGGCAAAGTTCCTTGAAGCCTAGACTTTTCCACAGGTGCATGGCGGGCTCGTTGGTGCTGATGACGAAGTTGAACTGGATCGCCTTGAAGCCCATTTCCCTAGCCTGGCGGATACAGTCTTCGCCCATCTTGCGGCCGATGCCCTTCCCCCGGGCGGCGCTCCCGACCATGAAGGAGGCGTTTGCCACATGGCTACCTCGCCCACGATGGTTCTGGATGATCTTATAATATCCTAGAATCTTGGAACCTGCGGCGTCATCTTCCATGACGAAACTGGTGACGCCCTTTCCGAACCAATAGTCGTAGGCGTCCTGGTCGCTGGCGGTTTCTTCGAAATCGTAGGTATCGCCCCCTTGGATCACTTCGCGGAAAATGGGAAGCATCTGGGGAAAATCATCTGGAGTTGCTTTGCGGATTTGCATATATATAATATAGTAAGAGGTGGGTCCGCGGGAATGTTCGTTCTGTGATAAACGAAAAATATTGGTCAAAATCCGCATACATATATATATTAGTGCAGTCTAGATTCTTCGCTTCGCTCAGAATGACACGAAAGTCGAGGAACCTTAAAAACCTCAAACCACTAAACAAGAGACTAGAGATTAAGGTATAGGGTGCAGGGTATGCGTCAGAATGAAATATTCTTAAAACAGCATGCTCTTACATCCATCTGCCCTAGCCCCTAGAACCTAGCCCCTAACCCCTAAATATTATGGAAGAAGTCGTAAAATTTCTCAAGGAAGCTGGCGCCTATTTCTTGGCAACCGTAGATGGTGACCAGCCCAAGGTTCGTCCCTTCGGCACTGCCGAAATCTTCGAAGGCAAGCTCTACATCCAGACCGCCAAGGCCAAGAATGTGTCCAAGCAGATTGCAGCAAACCCCAAGGTCCAGATTTGCGCCATGAACAAGGCTGGCAATGAATGGCTTCGCCTGAGCGGCACCCTGGTCAATGATGACCGCCTGGAACCCAAGGTTCACATGCTGGAAAACTATCCGGAACTGAAGGCTATGTACAAGGCTGAAGATCCCAATACTCAGGTTCTTTACTTCAAGGATGCCGAGGCTGTTTTCTGCAGTTTCGCCGGTGCACCGAAAATTGTCAAGTTCTAGGTGTTGATAGAATATCAACCGCTAATTAACAATTTTGTTGTTTTTATCCACGTTCAGAGATGAATGTGGATATTTTTATTCACAAAAAGTGAATTCACAACAGAATTTGTAATTTCCATAGAACAAGCTAGATTGTGAATAGTTTTTTGAAAAATGTGGAGTTACCTACTGACCCTATGGGAAAACTCGTTGAAAATCAAAAAGTTAGCACAGTGTTTCACGTGGAACATTTCTTCTGGGTTGTTGTTGATTTGTTGATAGTCAAGAAGGACAGTGAAATTTGCTCAAAAACTAATGTGTTGATAGATTGTTTAACTTGTTGTTAAAAGACGGTGATAGATAAATCTTGTAAACACTCTATTCACATCTCCCTAAATCCGCCTGTTTATTAGTATATTTGAGATATGGAAAAATTATTGGATAATTCGGTTCGCGGGAATCGTGCTGTTTTCTGGATGAAGGTCATGCTGGTGATGGCCGTGGTGTTGTTTGGAGTGCTTATGGCCATGGGCTCTGTCATGGGCGGCCTTCCCAAAAATTTGAACGAGGCCACAGCGTCTCAGGCTTCCACCGTCCTTTACCTCCTGTTGGGATTTTTCGTCGCCTGCGGACTTTTCCTGCTGTCCCTCGCCATCCAGGGTTGTTACTGGGTTGCCTGGATGTACCGCTCCGTGACCAACCTTCGAATTCTGGGTTCCACAAAAATTTCTCCCTTGCTGGCGGTAATCCTCAGCATCATTCCCTACTTGGGTATGATTGCGCACTTTTTCGTATTCCGCGAGATGGTGACCAAGATGGAGGCCAAGCTCAAGGAATTGAATGTGGAACATCCCCAGGTTTCCATGAGCCAGCTTAGCGCCTTCTGCCTCCTGATCATCATGAGTGTGGTGGGACCGTTGGTGAACGATGGCCAGATTACCATGGCTATTTCTGGTGTTGCAGGTGCGGTGGCCATGATTTGCTACATCATCGCGTTGTCCGTTTATGTGAAGCAGGAAAAGTTGTTGCTCACTGCCGGCCAGGAAGAAATCTTCCGCCGGAAGGTGGATGAGGAAATCAAAAAGCGGGAAGCAGGTATTTCTTAACCACGGTGGAGGTGTCCATCAGGGTGTCCAGATTTCGGCAGTTTCCCTCGAACTCTTTCGGGACGAAGGAGTTGCCCTTCTTCACGATTCTTTCCTTCACGTTGGCGCCTGGATTTTGCGGACTAGGCGCCTGGTCCCGATAGGTGGTGTAGACGGCGTTTGTGTCGGAATACTCCACCTGCATTTTCAGGTTTCCCGAGGGATAAAAAGTTTTCTGTCGGAAACAGCTGTGCTCCTCCTGGACTCCCCCGGTCTCGAAGTACGTCCGCTTGAATTGCGGCCCCTTCAGATTTCCAAGCACGGCATCGTAATCGTGAAAGCTGTCTTCCCGAAAATGACGGATGATTCGGAACTTGTCGCTGATGGCGAACTCCTCCACCTTTGGGTTCCCGTTTTCATAAAAACTGTGATAGGAAATTTTATTGACGAAGCGGTATTGCAAGGTTCCGGAATTGAAATAGCCTTCGACGGTGTCACCTTTAACAATCTGCTGTTGGGCGGTTGCCATCATGACGGCGAGGGCTATGATCGCCCCAACTTTTTGAAGGAGGGAGAAATCAGCCATAGATTTCTGGATTCTTGCTCTTGAAGCGACGATGGGTCCAGCCGTACCACAAGGCGGGATTTTCCTGGATGCGTTCTTCCAGCCAGTTGCGGTATGCGCCATCCACAATTGAATGACTGTCATTCTCGCGGAGGCGAGAATCTAGCTTTTGATATGCTACAGCTTCTACCGCGTGCAAAGTTTTGCGACTCCCCCGCTCCTCGATCCAGCAGAAAAAAACGGGAGTGTTGGGACGGTGCTTCAGGAGGAAATCCGGTAGCGGGTTTATTTTTGCGGGGCATCCCAAAAAGGTTCCGTCCATAGCGCTATTGATTCTGCTGTCCTGATCTGCCAGCAGACAGAACAGCTGTTTTTGCCCGTTGCAGTCTGGAGCCGTTCCGTCCAGCAGGGCAAAAAATTCTCGCGGCGTCCGGGCGTTTATGGAATAAGGCCTCCCACGGACGCATCGGACTTTTTCGTACACGAACCGGTTTAATGCATCCGGCTTCAGTGGGATGAAACTGGCCTTCAGCGGGACGCCGAGGGCGCACAGCCAGGCGCCACTAGCTTCGTAGTTTCCGTAATGTGCCGTCAGGAAGATTCCGCCCCTGCGCATCTTTTCAATTACAGGCTTAGACTTTTCGGCGGTGTCAAAAATAAAGCCGTCCCTTTCGCAGGGATAGGCGGCGCAGTTCTCCGGCAGGTTCTTGTAGGTGTCGAAACAGAATAGCAACTCCCCCACATGGCGGGTCAAGTTTTTCAGCATCTTTTTGTAGAGTTCGCGCGGTTCCAATCCTGCGACGCCCCTTCCCCACGTTCCCTGTGAAACATGCATCAAGTTGGCTTCCACCGTCTTCTTTTTCCAGCCCGCAAAATCAAGCACCGCGTAGGCGGCACCTGCAAATATTTTGGCGAGAATTTGACGGAACTGTATCACGGAAAATAAAGATACAATTTAGCGGTTGCCCGGATTCAACAGCTTAAATGTTTCGTAATGATCCGCGGTATAATATATAATGCAGCCGGTCTGGTAGACCAGTCGCTTGGTGCCGCGGCTCTGGACATTGCCGTAGTCAACGTCGGCTTCGTGGTATTTGCCTTCGGGTAAGCTGCTGTGATAGTAATCGGGATCGGAGGCGTAGTTGTCGAAATTGTCCCCGCCAATCATGACTCCGATGGTTTTCCACGGATTAAAATTCCACTTGCTGAAAGT from Fibrobacter sp. UWEL includes:
- a CDS encoding lysophospholipid acyltransferase family protein, which gives rise to MIQFRQILAKIFAGAAYAVLDFAGWKKKTVEANLMHVSQGTWGRGVAGLEPRELYKKMLKNLTRHVGELLFCFDTYKNLPENCAAYPCERDGFIFDTAEKSKPVIEKMRRGGIFLTAHYGNYEASGAWLCALGVPLKASFIPLKPDALNRFVYEKVRCVRGRPYSINARTPREFFALLDGTAPDCNGQKQLFCLLADQDSRINSAMDGTFLGCPAKINPLPDFLLKHRPNTPVFFCWIEERGSRKTLHAVEAVAYQKLDSRLRENDSHSIVDGAYRNWLEERIQENPALWYGWTHRRFKSKNPEIYG
- a CDS encoding GNAT family N-acetyltransferase, which encodes MQIRKATPDDFPQMLPIFREVIQGGDTYDFEETASDQDAYDYWFGKGVTSFVMEDDAAGSKILGYYKIIQNHRGRGSHVANASFMVGSAARGKGIGRKMGEDCIRQAREMGFKAIQFNFVISTNEPAMHLWKSLGFKELCRLPGAFNHKKLGYVDAVIFFMEL
- a CDS encoding pyridoxamine 5'-phosphate oxidase family protein → MEEVVKFLKEAGAYFLATVDGDQPKVRPFGTAEIFEGKLYIQTAKAKNVSKQIAANPKVQICAMNKAGNEWLRLSGTLVNDDRLEPKVHMLENYPELKAMYKAEDPNTQVLYFKDAEAVFCSFAGAPKIVKF